The proteins below come from a single Arthrobacter sp. B1I2 genomic window:
- a CDS encoding sodium:solute symporter: MDASAINIAIVVVYLLAMLAFGWWGKSRTRNNSDFLVAGRRLGPFLYTGTMAAVVLGGASTVGGVGLGYKFGISGMWLVVAIGAGVLLLSLLFAGTIQKLKIYTVSQMLTLRYGSKATQASGIVMLAYTLMLCATSTGAYATIFVVLFGLDRALAIAIGGAIVLVYSTIGGMWSITLADQVQFVIKTVGIFFLMLPFTLNAAGGLDGIRSRVDASFFQMDGIGVQTIITYFVVYTLGLLIGQDIWQRVFTAKTPKVARWGGATAGIYCILYGVAGALIGMAANVALSNVKIAAKDDVYAEVAQNLLPVGIGGLVLAAAVAAMMSTASGALIAAATVARADVLPFVAGWFGKEINTGDTENPEHDVKANRMWVLALGIVAIVIAIITKDVVAALTIAYDILVGGLLVAILGGLVWKRGTGLAAAASMAVGSVVTLGTMIILEVNAKAPLDGIYANEPIYYGLIASAVVYVAASLFTRPTDPAVMRAWQLRVAGQAPEVAPEEVLTGH, translated from the coding sequence ATGGATGCAAGTGCCATCAACATCGCCATTGTGGTGGTGTATCTCCTCGCAATGCTGGCCTTCGGCTGGTGGGGCAAGTCCCGCACCAGGAACAACAGCGATTTCCTCGTTGCCGGCCGCCGGCTGGGACCGTTCCTCTATACCGGAACCATGGCCGCGGTCGTCCTGGGCGGCGCCTCCACCGTGGGCGGCGTGGGGCTCGGCTACAAGTTCGGCATCTCGGGGATGTGGCTGGTGGTGGCGATTGGCGCCGGCGTTCTGCTGCTGAGCCTCCTCTTTGCCGGGACCATCCAGAAGCTGAAGATCTACACGGTGTCCCAGATGCTCACCCTCCGCTACGGGAGCAAGGCCACCCAGGCGTCCGGCATCGTTATGCTCGCCTACACGCTGATGCTCTGCGCCACCTCAACCGGCGCCTACGCCACCATTTTCGTGGTGCTCTTCGGCCTTGACCGGGCGCTGGCCATCGCCATCGGCGGCGCCATCGTCCTGGTCTACTCCACCATTGGCGGCATGTGGTCCATCACCCTTGCGGACCAGGTCCAGTTCGTCATCAAGACGGTGGGCATCTTCTTCCTCATGCTCCCGTTCACACTGAACGCTGCCGGCGGCCTCGACGGCATCCGCAGCCGCGTGGATGCCAGCTTCTTCCAGATGGACGGCATCGGCGTCCAGACGATCATCACCTACTTCGTGGTCTACACCCTGGGCCTGCTGATCGGCCAGGACATCTGGCAGCGCGTGTTCACCGCGAAGACGCCCAAGGTTGCCCGCTGGGGCGGCGCCACTGCCGGCATCTACTGCATCCTCTACGGCGTGGCCGGCGCGCTGATCGGTATGGCCGCCAACGTGGCCCTGTCCAACGTCAAGATCGCCGCGAAGGACGACGTCTACGCCGAAGTGGCCCAGAACCTGCTCCCCGTCGGCATCGGCGGACTGGTCCTGGCCGCCGCCGTCGCCGCCATGATGTCCACTGCGTCCGGCGCCCTCATCGCCGCTGCCACCGTTGCGCGTGCCGACGTCCTGCCGTTTGTCGCCGGCTGGTTCGGCAAGGAAATAAACACCGGCGACACGGAAAACCCGGAGCATGACGTCAAGGCCAACCGCATGTGGGTCCTGGCCCTGGGCATCGTGGCCATCGTCATCGCCATCATCACCAAGGACGTCGTTGCGGCCCTGACCATCGCCTACGACATCCTGGTGGGCGGCCTGCTGGTGGCCATCCTCGGCGGCCTGGTCTGGAAGCGCGGCACGGGCCTTGCGGCCGCGGCATCAATGGCGGTTGGCTCCGTGGTGACCCTGGGAACCATGATCATCCTGGAAGTCAACGCCAAGGCCCCGCTGGACGGCATCTACGCCAACGAGCCCATCTACTACGGCCTGATCGCCTCGGCCGTTGTCTACGTTGCGGCTTCGCTGTTCACCCGTCCCACGGACCCCGCGGTGATGCGCGCCTGGCAGCTGCGCGTTGCCGGGCAGGCGCCGGAAGTTGCTCCCGAGGAAGTCCTCACCGGCCACTGA